A window of Pirellula sp. SH-Sr6A contains these coding sequences:
- a CDS encoding DNA modification methylase: MKIEQRSIADIKPYPNNPRINDDAVDAVAGSIKEFGFRQPIVVDEDGVIICGHTRFKAAQKLGIEKLPVHVAKDLTPEQIKAYRIADNKTAELAEWNYDLLPIELGDLQANGFDLSLLGFDTDELAKLMDTGVNEGLTDPDEVPAPPDEAITKPGDLWILGNHRLLCGDSSSPADLGRLLAGNAIHLCNTDPPYNVKVEPRSNNAIAAGLSSFSNDAASGKLKQGQGNAASFGVDHETGKPKHAATHKKLRPKDRPLANDFVSDGEFDRLLDAWFGNIARVLLPGRCFYIWGGYANLGNYPPFLSRHALYFSQSIVWDKQHPVLTRKDFMGAFELAFYGWKEGAGHKYYGPNNATDLWQVKKVNPQSMIHLTEKPVELAVRAMQYSSVPGENVLDLFGGSGSTLIAAEQCGRNAFLMELDCLYADVIVDRYQRFTGKPAILERTGESPIPMRAADAK; the protein is encoded by the coding sequence ATGAAAATCGAGCAAAGATCAATTGCGGACATTAAACCCTATCCGAACAATCCCCGCATCAACGATGACGCGGTCGATGCCGTTGCCGGCAGCATCAAGGAGTTCGGATTTCGTCAACCGATTGTGGTCGATGAAGATGGAGTGATCATCTGCGGTCACACTCGCTTTAAAGCGGCACAGAAGCTTGGCATCGAAAAGCTCCCTGTCCATGTTGCGAAGGATCTTACCCCCGAGCAGATCAAGGCGTATCGCATCGCCGATAACAAAACCGCTGAGCTTGCCGAGTGGAATTACGATCTGCTCCCAATCGAACTGGGTGACTTGCAAGCCAACGGGTTTGATCTCTCGCTCCTTGGATTCGATACCGATGAGCTCGCCAAGCTGATGGACACCGGAGTCAACGAGGGACTTACCGATCCCGATGAGGTTCCGGCGCCTCCCGATGAAGCGATCACGAAGCCAGGGGATCTTTGGATCCTTGGTAACCACCGGCTGCTCTGCGGAGACTCGTCATCGCCGGCAGACCTGGGTCGCTTGCTGGCCGGCAATGCGATCCATCTTTGCAACACAGACCCGCCCTACAACGTGAAGGTGGAACCGCGATCGAACAACGCGATCGCGGCAGGTTTGTCCTCGTTCTCGAACGATGCAGCGTCAGGAAAACTCAAGCAGGGCCAAGGCAATGCCGCTTCGTTCGGTGTTGATCACGAGACAGGCAAACCGAAGCATGCCGCAACGCATAAGAAGCTTCGGCCGAAGGATCGTCCCCTCGCGAATGACTTTGTCAGCGATGGCGAGTTCGATCGACTCCTCGATGCGTGGTTCGGTAACATCGCGCGCGTCTTGTTGCCGGGTCGATGCTTTTACATTTGGGGAGGTTACGCCAATCTTGGAAATTATCCCCCATTCCTAAGTCGCCACGCCCTGTACTTCAGCCAAAGCATCGTGTGGGATAAACAACACCCTGTTTTGACACGAAAAGATTTTATGGGGGCGTTTGAGCTTGCGTTTTACGGTTGGAAGGAAGGCGCAGGGCACAAATACTACGGGCCCAACAATGCGACCGACCTGTGGCAAGTGAAGAAGGTCAATCCGCAATCGATGATCCATCTCACCGAGAAGCCTGTCGAACTCGCGGTGCGGGCGATGCAGTACTCTTCCGTGCCTGGCGAGAATGTTTTGGATCTCTTCGGTGGTAGCGGATCCACGTTGATCGCCGCTGAGCAATGCGGTCGCAACGCCTTCTTGATGGAGCTTGATTGCTTGTACGCAGACGTGATCGTTGATCGCTATCAGAGGTTCACTGGCAAGCCGGCGATCCTAGAGCGAACCGGCGAGTCTCCGATCCCAATGCGGGCTGCGGACGCCAAGTAA